From a region of the Triticum aestivum cultivar Chinese Spring chromosome 7D, IWGSC CS RefSeq v2.1, whole genome shotgun sequence genome:
- the LOC123168678 gene encoding beta-glucosidase 28 translates to MDRGTLLPALLLAALLACSGGVHGAGFNRYSFPKGFIFGTGSSAIQYEGAVNLRGKNIWDTFARTPGKIADGSNPDTANDFYHRYKDDLKLITDMNMDTFRFSLAWSRILPNGTIAGGINKAGVDFYNNLIDEVLARGLTPFVTIFHFDTPQVLEDKYGGFLSEKIIKDYVEYAELCFKLFGDRVKFWTTFNEPMIFCAYGYGSGSTAPGRCSTYVSKACGAGDSSTEPYIAGHNLLIAHAEAVRLYRTRYQAAQRGQVGIVQVSHWFIPYDAASDADRHAVKRSLDFMLGWFMHPVAFGEYPATMRRLVGRRLPEFTKEQSDMLKGSYDFLGLNYYTSNYAQAAARAPDGSKPSYGTDHWVNQTGYRNGVPIGPPAYTPIFFNYPPGLRELLLYIRRIYGNRPIYITENGTDEANNSTIPMKEALKDDTRISFHVNHLKFVHKAIQEGVNVKGYITWTFLDGFEFGDGFKDRFGLIYVDRATLTRYRKKSSYWIQDFLQRH, encoded by the exons ATGGACAGGGGGACTCTTCTCCCCGCTCTCCTGCTCGCGGCTCTGCTAGCTTGCAGCGGCGGCGTCCATGGCGCCGGGTTCAACAGGTACAGCTTCCCCAAGGGGTTCATCTTCGGCACCGGCTCCTCCGCCATTCAG TATGAGGGAGCTGTGAATCTGCGGGGCAAGAACATCTGGGACACCTTCGCTCGCACCCCAG GTAAAATAGCCGACGGCAGCAACCCGGATACGGCAAACGACTTCTATCATCGCTACAAG GACGATCTGAAGCTGATAACCGACATGAACATGGACACCTTCCGGTTCTCCCTTGCGTGGAGCAGGATCCTTCCAA ACGGAACTATAGCCGGAGGAATTAACAAAGCAGGGGTCGATTTCTACAACAACCTCATCGACGAGGTTTTGGCTAGAG GGCTGACGCCTTTCGTCACCATCTTCCACTTCGACACCCCCCAGGTCCTCGAGGACAAATACGGAGGCTTCTTGAGCGAAAAGATCAT AAAGGACTACGTGGAGTACGCGGAGCTGTGCTTCAAGCTGTTCGGCGACCGGGTGAAGTTCTGGACCACCTTCAACGAGCCCATGATCTTCTGCGCCTACGGCTACGGCAGCGGCAGCACGGCCCCGGGGCGCTGCTCGACGTACGTGTCCAAGGCCTGCGGCGCCGGGGACTCCTCCACGGAGCCCTACATCGCCGGCCACAACCTCCTCATCGCGCACGCCGAGGCCGTGCGCCTGTACCGAACCAGGTACCAGGCGGCGCAGCGTGGCCAGGTCGGCATCGTGCAGGTGTCCCACTGGTTCATCCCCTACGACGCCGCCTCCGACGCTGACCGGCACGCCGTGAAGCGCAGCCTGGACTTCATGCTCGGCTGGTTCATGCACCCGGTGGCGTTCGGGGAGTACCCGGCGACGATGCGCCGGCTGGTAGGCCGCCGGCTGCCGGAGTTTACCAAGGAGCAGTCCGACATGCTCAAGGGGTCCTACGACTTCCTCGGCCTCAACTATTACACGAGCAACTACGCGCAGGCCGCCGCGCGCGCGCCCGACGGGAGCAAGCCGTCTTACGGCACCGACCACTGGGTCAACCAGACCGGCTACCGCAACGGCGTCCCCATTGGCCCACCG GCGTACACGCCCATCTTCTTCAACTACCCGCCGGGGCTGCGCGAGCTGCTGCTTTACATCCGGAGGATCTACGGCAACCGCCCCATCTACATCACCGAAAACG GCACCGACGAGGCGAACAACAGCACAATCCCGATGAAAGAGGCGCTCAAGGACGACACCCGCATCTCCTTCCACGTCAACCACCTCAAGTTCGTGCACAAGGCCATCCA GGAGGGGGTGAACGTGAAGGGTTACATCACATGGACGTTCCTGGACGGTTTCGAGTTCGGTGACGGATTCAAGGACCGGTTCGGCCTCATCTACGTCGACCGCGCGACGCTCACCAGGTACCGCAAGAAGTCCAGCTACTGGATCCAGGACTTCCTTCAGAGGCACTGA